The genomic interval GTATCAAATACTATATTCATAAGAAATTTATCACCTAAAATGGCTAACCGACTGAGCTAAGCTGCCAGCCGATGATCCTCCTGTAGCAATGGACTTTTCGGAGACCCGGACGCGTGATCGGTTCGGCTTGAGCGATGGGTTGAACTAAGTCCCGATTTCATCGGGACACTTTTTTCATTCATATCTATATTTCTATCTATTTATAATCAGTCATAATATACCTATGCAAGACTTTTACTTTTTATAAAAGGAGATATATCATGACTGATTTACTTCAACGCTTTAACCAGGACCTCGAACTGCGCGGTTTTGCCGAGCGCAGTATTCAAGCCTATGTCCGGGCTGTAAAACTTTTATCGGAACATTATCATAAATCACCGGATCAGATCAATGAAGATGAACTACGCCGGTATTTTCTTTACAATAAAAATATACGAAAATGGTCGAGAACTGCAAGTACTATCGCCATCTGCGGAATAAAACATTTCTTTACATTCACTCTTAAGCGTGACTGGACCACCATCAAATTTGTTCGCCCGCCCAAAGAAAAGAAGCTGCCGCCGGTATTAAGCCGCGAGGAAGTAAAACGTATATTTAATAATGTAAAATCAAATTATCACTATGCCTGTCTTTTTACCATGTATTCCCTGGGATTAAGACTCAGAGAAACAACTCATCTTAAGGTTAGTGATATTGATTCGCAGAGAATGTTCGTGCATATTCAGAATGGCAAAGGATCTAAAGACCGTTATATACCCCTGCCACAGAAAACGTTGGATATTTTAAGACAGCATTGGAAGACCCACCGTAATCCGCTTCTGTTATTCCCAGCCCCAGGCAGAGGCTATAATAAACTAAGCACAACCAAAAGGCCTTTACCTGATAACAGCATCCAGATACCATTTAAACAGGCCTGCAAAAGAGCTAAAATATTAAAGTTTGTCAGCGTCCGCCACCTGCGTCATGCCTACGCCGTTCACCTTTTAGAGGCTGGCGTTAATCTGCGCTTTGTACAGGAATACCTTGGACACAG from Candidatus Atribacteria bacterium carries:
- a CDS encoding integrase, which codes for MTDLLQRFNQDLELRGFAERSIQAYVRAVKLLSEHYHKSPDQINEDELRRYFLYNKNIRKWSRTASTIAICGIKHFFTFTLKRDWTTIKFVRPPKEKKLPPVLSREEVKRIFNNVKSNYHYACLFTMYSLGLRLRETTHLKVSDIDSQRMFVHIQNGKGSKDRYIPLPQKTLDILRQHWKTHRNPLLLFPAPGRGYNKLSTTKRPLPDNSIQIPFKQACKRAKILKFVSVRHLRHAYAVHLLEAGVNLRFVQEYLGHSDPRTTMIYCRMINLKLPEPTAIINKLMDQL